The Streptomyces cathayae DNA segment GGGGATAAGCTCCATGGTCGAGAGGGAAACAGCCCAGAGCATCGACTAAGGCCCCCAAGCGTACGCTAAGTGGGAAAGGATGTGGAGTCGCACAGACAACCAGGAGGTTGGCTTAGAAGCAGCCATCCTTGAAAGAGTGCGTAATAGCTCACTGGTCTAGTGATTCCGCGCCGACAATGTAGCGGGGCTCAAGCGTACCGCCGAAGTCGTGTCATTGCGATATCAACCCCCAACGGGGATCGTGATGGGTAGGGGAGCGTCGTGTGCCGGGTGAAGCAGCCGCGGAAGCGAGTTGTGGACGGTTCACGAGTGAGAATGCAGGCATGAGTAGCGATACACACGTGAGAAACGTGTGCGCCGATTGACCAAGGGTTCCTGGGTCAAGCTGATCTGCCCAGGGTAAGTCGGGACCTAAGGCGAGGCCGACAGGCGTAGTCGATGGACAACCGGTTGATATTCCGGTACCCGCTGTGAAGCGCAAGACATCGAACCAGGCGATGCTAAGTCCGTGAAGCCGCCCCGATCTCTTCGGAGTTGAGGGGAGTGGTGGAGCCGACGGACCAGACCTGCAGTAGGTGAGTGATGGGGTGACGCAGGAAGGCAGTCCAGCCCGGGCGGTGGTTGTCCCGGGGTAAGGGTGTAGCCCGAGTGGTAGGCAAATCCGCCACTCATCCAGGGTGAGACCCGATGCCGAGCCGATTGTGGCGAAGTGGATGATCCTATGCTGTCGAGAAAAGCCTCTAGCGAGTTTCATGGCGGCCCGTACCCTAAACCGACTCAGGTGGTCAGGTAGAGAATACCGAGGCGTTCGGGTGAACTATGGTTAAGGAACTCGGCAAAATGCCCCCGTAACTTCGGGAGAAGGGGGGCCATCACCGGTGAGGGAACGTGCTTCCTGAGCTGGGGGTGGCCGCAGAGACCAGCGAGAAGCGACTGTTTACTAAAAACACAGGTCCGTGCGAAGCCGTAAGGCGAGGTATACGGACTGACGCCTGCCCGGTGCTGGAACGTTAAGGGGACCGGTCAGCTCCATTTCGGTGGGGCGAAGCTGAGAACTTAAGCGCCAGTAAACGGCGGTGGTAACTATAACCATCCTAAGGTAGCGAAATTCCTTGTCGGGTAAGTTCCGACCTGCACGAATGGCGTAACGACTTCTCGACTGTCTCAACCATAGGCCCGGTGAAATTGCACTACGAGTAAAGATGCTCGTTTCGCGCAGCAGGACGGAAAGACCCCGGGACCTTTACTACAGTTTGATATTGGTGTTCGGTTCGGCTTGTGTAGGATAGCTGGGAGACTGTGAGCCCGCCACGCCAGTGGTGGGGGAGTCGTCGTTGAAATACCAGTCTGGTCGTGCTGGATGTCTAACCTGGGTCCGTGATCCGGATCAGGGACAGTGTCTGATGGGTAGTTTAACTGGGGCGGTTGCCTCCTAAAGAGTAACGGAGGCGCCCAAAGGTTCCCTCAGCCTGGTTGGCAATCAGGTGGTGAGTGTAAGTGCACAAGGGAGCTTGACTGTGAGACCGACGGGTCGAGCAGGGACGAAAGTCGGGACTAGTGATCCGGCGGTGGCTTGTGGAAGCGCCGTCGCTCAACGGATAAAAGGTACCCCGGGGATAACAGGCTGATCTTCCCCAAGAGTCCATATCGACGGGATGGTTTGGCACCTCGATGTCGGCTCGTCGCATCCTGGGGCTGGAGTCGGTCCCAAGGGTTGGGCTGTTCGCCCATTAAAGCGGTACGCGAGCTGGGTTTAGAACGTCGTGAGACAGTTCGGTCCCTATCCGCTGCGCGCGCAGGAGTCTTGAGAAGGGCTGTCCCTAGTACGAGAGGACCGGGACGGACGAACCTCTGGTGTGCCAGTTGTCCTGCCAAGGGCATGGCTGGTTGGCTACGTTCGGGAGGGATAACCGCTGAAAGCATCTAAGCGGGAAGCCTGCTTCGAGATGAGGGCTCCCACCCACTTGATGGGGTAAGGCTCCCAGTAGACGACTGGGTTGATAGGCCGGATATGGAAGCGCCGTAAGGTGTGGAGTTGACCGGTACTAATAGGCCGAGGGCTTGTCCTCAGTTGCTCGCGTCCACTGTGTTGGTTCTGAAACCACGAACGACCCCATGCCGGGCCACGGCGTGGTGCGGTTGAGTGTTTCATAGTGTTTCGGTGGTCATAGCGTAGGGGAAACGCCCGGTTACATTCCGAACCCGGAAGCTAAGCCTTATAGCGCCGATGGTACTGCAGGGGGGACCCTGTGGGAGAGTAGGACGCCGCCGAACAAATTGTGGGAGAGCCCCGCACCGATATGGTGCGGGGCTTTCTGCATTTCAGGGGCAGGTCTCCCACCTGCCCTTTTCTGGTCGTGGGGTTCTTTGTCAGAGGCGACCCGCTGCTTTCAGTGCCAGATAGGCGTCGGCCAGTGCCGGCGCCAGACCGTCCGGGGTCGCGTCGACGACGGTGACGCCGTGGCGGCGGAGCTGCTCCGCTGTCCGGTCGCGTTCGGTCTGGGCCTGAGCGGCGGCCGCCGCCTCGTACACCGCATCGGCGTTTCCGCGGACTTTCGACATCTGGGCCAGGTGGGGGTCCGCGACCGATGCGAGCAGCACTGTGTGCCGCTGGGTGAGTTGGGCCAGTACGGGAAGCAGTCCCTCCTCGATGGGGGCCGTGTCGAGCGTGGTGAACAGGACGATCAGAGAACGGCGGGGGGCCGTCCGCAGGGCCGTGGCGGTGAGGCTCCGGGCGTCGGTTTCGACGAGCTCCGGTTCGAGCGTGGCCATGGCGTTGACCAGGGATGGGAGGACATCGCCCGCGGACCGGCCCTGTACGAGGGCGCGGAGGCGGCGGTCGTGGGCGAGGAGGTCCACGCGGTCGCCGGCCCTGGAGGCGAGCGCCGCGAGGAGCAGGGCCGCGTCCATGGAGGCGTCGAGGCGGGGGATGTCGCCGACACGGCCCGCGGAGGTGCGGCCGGTGTCGAGGACGAGCAGGATGTGGCGGTCTCGCTCGGGGCGCCAGGTGCGTACCGCCACGGCGGACTGGCGGGCCGTGGCACGCCAGTCGATGGAGCGGGTGTCGTCGCCGGGAACGTACTCGCGCAGGCTGTCGAACTCCGTGCCCTCACCGCGGGTCAGGACGCTGGTGCGGCCGTCCAGTTCGCGCAGGCGGGCCAGTTTGGACGGCAGGTGCTTGCGGCTGGTGAACGGCGGCAGCACCCGTACCGTCCAGGGAACCTGGTGCGTGCCCTGGCGGGCGAAGAGACCGAGCGGGCCGTAGGAGCGGATGGTGACGCGGTCGGCTTGGCGGTCGCCCCGGCGGGTGGGACGCAGCCGGGTGGTGATGCGCCGGCGTTCACCGGCGGGGACCGACAGACGGTGGCGGGAGGCCGCCACCTCGGTGCCGGGCTGCCAACTGCTAGGGGGCCAGGCGTCACGGATGCGGGCACGGAGCGGACGGCGGGACGTGTTGGTGAGCGTCAGGGTGACGTCCGCGCTGTCGCCCAGCCGCACCGAGGTGTCGCCGGAGCGGCTCAGGCCGAGCCCGCGTACGGGGGCGGCCAGGGCGAAGTCGCAGGCACAGGCCACCGCCAAGGGAGCGTTGACGGCGAGGATGCCCGTCCAGCCGGGTTCCCAGATGCCGACGGGGAGAGAGCCGAGTGCCGCGAGGAGGGCGGCGCGTCCGGTGAAGGCCATCAGCGGGGGACGGGGACGTGGGCGAGGATGGCGTTGATGACCGAGTCGGTCGTGACGCCTTCCATCTCGGCCTCCGGCCGGAGCTGTACGCGGTGGCGGAGGGTGGGGAGGGCGAGGGCCTTGACGTCGTCGGGGGTGACGTAGTCGCGTCCCGTCAGCCAGGCCCAGGCGCGGGCGGTGGACAGGAGGGCGGTGGCTCCTCGGGGGGAGACGCCCAGGGCCAGGGACGGCGATTCACGCGTGGCGCGGACGATGTCGACGACGTAGGCGGTGATCTCGGGGGAGACCGTCGTCCTGGCGACCGCGGCGCGGGCCGCTTCCAGGTCGGCGGCGCTCGCGACGGGGCGTACGCCGGCGGCACGCAGGTCGCGGGGGTCGAAGCCCTCGGTGTGGCGGGTGAGGACGTCGATCTCGTCCTGGCGGGACGGGAGGGGGATGGTGAGCTTGAGGAGGAAGCGGTCGAGCTGTGCCTCGGGGAGGGGGTAGGTGCCCTCGTACTCCACGGGGTTCTGGGTGGCGGCGACGAGGAAGGGTTCCGGGAGGAGGCGGGGGGTGCCGTCGACGGTGACCTGCCGTTCCTCCATGGCCTCCAGGAGCGACGCCTGGGTCTTCGGGGGCGTGCGGTTGATCTCGTCGGCGAGGAAGAGGTTGGTGAAGACGGGGCCGGGCTGGAAGGAGAACTCCGCGGTGCGGGCGTCGTAGACCAGGGAGCCGGTGACGTCGCTCGGCATCAGGTCGGGGGTGAACTGGACGCGTTTGGTGTCGAGTTCCAGAGCAGCGGCGAGAGTGCGGACGAGCAGTGTCTTGGCGACGCCGGGAACGCCTTCGAGGAGCACGTGGCCGCGGCACAGCAGGGCGACGGCGAGGCCGGTGACAGCGGGGTCCTGGCCGACCACGGCTTTGGCGATCTCGGCGCGCAGGGCCTCCAGGGAGGCCCTGGCGGCGGCCGGATCCCCGGTGTGCGCGGCGTTGTCAGTGGTCGGGTCCATCATGGACGGCGTACCTCTCTTTCGAGGGCGTCGAGTCGGTCGGCGAGGGAGGTCAGGGCCGCGTCGTCGCCGGGCGGCGGGCCGAACAGGAGATCGTGTGGGGAGGGCTGCTGTCCGTCGCCGTGCAGGCGGGCGGACAGGGCGGGCAGCAGGGCCTCGGGTGCGTGTGCCTGGGAGGCGGGGACGCCTACGAGGGGGGCGAGGCGGGTGCGTGTGGTGGAGCGAAGAGCGGCGGCCGCGCGGTCCCGGGCGTTCGCCTTGCGGTAGAGGCGGGCGCGGCCTTCGACGGTTTCGGAGGCGCGGATCGCGACGGGAAGTCTTTCGGGCACGAGGGGGCCGAGCCGGCGTGCCCGCCACAGGGCGGCCAGGGCTGCGGCGATGAAGAGCTGCAGGGTGCCCCAGAGCCAGCCGGAGGGGAGCAGGTCGAAGAAGCCGCTCTCGCCGTCCTCGGAGGCGGCGGAGGCGTCGGCGAGTGAGGGGAGGTACCAGACCAGATGGGGGCGCGAGCCGAGGAGTTGGAGGGCGAGCGAGGCGTTGCCGTGCTCGCCGAGGCGGTCGTTGAGGAGGATGTCGGGGGCACCGATGAGGACGGTGTCGCCGCCGCCGGTGGCCGCGGGGATGCGCAGCAGGGTGGCCAGGCGCTCGCTGGGGTAGCACTCGTCCACGTCGAGGTGGGTGGTGGTGTAGCGGATGCCGCCCGTGTCCGCGGTGCCCGCGCTGCGGGCGGCGGGCAGGGAGCAGCGGGGGGAGAGGGTGGAGCCGAAGCTGGTGGCCGGATCGGCGACGACACCCGGGGCGAGCCGGTCGACGGACGCGCTGCCGGAGGAGACCAGGACGGTGCGGCCGCCGGAGTCGGCGATTGCGGCGTGCAGTCTCGACTGCTGGCGGTGGGTCAGGCGGTCGGGGACGGCGACCAGGAGGGTCGTGTCGGGGCTCGCGGCGGCGGACGCCTCCTGCAGGGTGGTGACCACGCGCGTGTCCACACCGCGGTCGGCGAGGAGTTCGGCGACGGCGCGGCTGCCGTGGGGGTCGGCGGAGCGCGGGTCGAGTTCGCCGTGGCGGGCGTCGGAGCGGACCACGGCGATCACGACGGCCGCCACGATCAGCAGGACGAGCGCGAGGACGACACCTCGCGCGCGGGTCCACACCTGGCGGGTGGTGGGCGAGGCCGAGGTGGAGGTGGAGGTGGAGGTGGAGGTGGAGGGGAGCGTTACCTCGGTCGTCATCCGGCGGCTCCCTGGCGGGCGCTGCCGCCCGTGTTGTCGCTGCGGTCGCTGGTGTTCGTGCCGTCGCCGTTGCCGTGGCCGGCAGCGGTGCCCGCGAGCCGGGGTTTGCTGCGTTCCAGGTCACGGTCGAGTTCGGTGAGGTGCCGGTACGACTGTTCCGTCGCGGTCCGGCCGCCGTACGTGACGTCGTCGAAGCTCCGCGCGGCGGTGTGCAGCCGGTCGGCGTGGGCGGGCAGGGTACGGCCCGCCTCGGCTGCCGCCTCGTCGGCGGTGCGGCCCGGGCGGATGTCGAGCAGGGCCCGTTCCTCCAGGGCGCGGACGACGGCGCGCATGCGTTCCTGCACGGCCTGGTTCCAGTGGCCCTGGGCGGCGTGTGCCTCGGCGGCCGCGCGGTGTTCGGCGGCGCTGCGGGGCCGGTCGTCGAACAGCGCGGGCGCGGAGGCCGGCCCGCGTCGCGGGGTGCCCAGCCGCCACCACAGGGCGCCCAGGACGGCGACCACGGCGGCGATGACGACGATCAGTCCGAGCGCACCGCCGGGCGTCGCGGTGGCGGCGGCGTCGAACAGCTTGCCGACCCATTCCCAGAAGGTGTCCAGGACCTGTTCGAACCAGCTGGGATCGTTCTCGTGGTACATCTGCTTGGACAGTTCGCGCCGGGCCGCCTCCCGCGCGGGATCGCGCGGGATGGTGACGGGCGGCTCGCCGTCGCCGCGCAGCAGTGTGTGCACGGTGCCGCCGGCGGCTTCGGACAGCGCCCGCGCCGAAGTGAGAACTCCCCCCGTGGTGTGCACCCCCTCAGCTCCCCGGGGTGGTGCCGGGACCGTACCCCTGGATGCCGGCGGCGCGGCCCAGTTCGAGGTCGAGGGCTTCGCGGCGGATGCGCTGGTCGACGTAGAGGAGCACGGTGACGCCGGCCGTGATCGGGAACGTGATCGTGGAGCCGATGACCGAGCCGATCCCGCTGATGATGAGGAACGCCCAGCTGATGTCGCCGCCGGTGCCGTCGAGGAAACCGGAGACACCGCCACTGCCGAACGCCGTGGCGACGAGGGCGAAGGGGATGACGACGATCGACGCGACGACGTTCGCGATGATCAGTGCGAGCAGCTGGATGCCGAAGATCCGCCACCAGGAGCCGCGCACCAGCTTCGCGGACCGGCTCAGCGCCTTCATGACGCCCTGCTTCTCCAGCATCAGCGTGGGCACGGACAGCGAGAAGCGGACCCACAGCCACACGGCGACGACGCCACCGCCGATGACGCCCAGCACGGTGAGCGGCGCGCCGGGCGGACCGCCCACCGTGGCGGTCACGAGGATGCCGGGCAGCGCGCCCACGGCGATGACGGCGACAGCGATGAGCAGCAGCAGGAAGATCAGGCCGTACAGCTTCAGGACCTGGGGACGGTCGGTGCGCCAGGCCTCGGCGGCGGTGACCGACGTGCCGAGCACGGCACGGCTGGTGACCGTCGCGAGCAGGGCGGTGGCGGTGAGGGCGCCGATCAGGGTGATCATGGAGACCATCCCGCTGTTGAGCAGGGAGGCGCCCAGGGCGCCGGTCAGCTCGTCGAGGGTGGCGCTCGGGTCGCTGAGTGCCGCGGCGCTGGAGCTGTCCAGGAACAGTCCCTGGACGAGGACGACGACGAGCTGGATGAGGACAGCGATGGTCAGCGAGAGGCCGAGGACCGTGCGCCAGTGGGTGCGCATGGTGGAGACCGCGCCGTCGAGGATCTCGCCCACACCGAGCGGGCGGAGCGGGATCACACCGGGCTTCGCGGCGGGCGGGGGACCGCCCCAGCCGCCTCCCCAGGCCCCGTAACCGCCGGGACTTCCGTAGCCGCCTGGGCCGCCGTATCCTCCGGGCCCCGTGGGGCCGCCGGGGGGCGGGGTGCCCCATCCCGGGCCGGGCGGTGCGGGATGGGGAGCCTGGCCGGGGCCCGTGGCGCCGGGCGGGCCGGTGGGCGCGGACCACTGGCTGGGCGGTGGCTGCTCCTTCGACCACTTGACGCCCGGCCCCTGAGGCGCGTGCTGCCCCGGCTGCTCGGGGTGCGGGCGGTCTGCGGGCCCGGCAGGCCGGGACTCGCCCGGTTCCTGCCCGTCGGACGGGGCGGATCCGGGCGAGGCCCAGCCCGGAGTGTCGTTCATCGTCGCTCCTTCACGGTGCCCGTCCGCGGTCGCGGCGGCAGGTTCGCAGCCATCGTGCCATGGGGTGTTCGTCAACGGACCTGCCGGACCTGTCGGATCCGGCGAGGGACGGGCTGTACCTTCAATTGTCCGCGTCCCAGGGGGCAGACTGGCCGCATGGCTGATCAGTACGCACACGGCAGCGACGACAAACGGCCGACCGAGATCCCTGCGCTCCGCTGGGAAGAGCCACCCGAAGGGCCCGTTCTGATCCTTCTCGACCAGACGAGACTGCCGGCCGAGGAGGTCGAGCTGGTCTGCACGGACGCACCCGCGCTGGTGGAGGCGATCCGCTCGCTGGCCGTGCGCGGTGCGCCGCTGCTGGGCATCGCCGGTGCGTACGGCGTCGCACTCGCCGCCGCACGGGGCTTCGACGTGGACGACGCCGCGGCCGCGCTGGAGGGCGCCCGGCCCACCGCGGTGAACCTCGCGGTGGGGGTGCGCCGGGCCCTCGCCGCCCACCGGGGCGTTCTCGCCCGGGGTGGCGACGAGCGGGAGGCGGCGGTGGCCGCGCTGGCCGCGGCACGGCGGCTGCACCGCGAGGACGCCGAGGCCAGCGCGCGGATGGCCGGGCACGGACTGACGCTGCTGGACGAACTGCTGCCCGGTGGCGGACACCGGATCCTCACCCACTGCAACACCGGCTCACTGGTGTCGGGCGGCGAGGGAACGGCGTTCGCGGTGGCGCTGGCGGCGCACCGGGCGGGCCGTCTCAGGAGGCTGTGGGTGGACGAAACGCGTCCGTTGCTGCAAGGTGCTCGCCTGACGGCATACGAGGCGGCCCGCCGCGGAATGGCGTACACCCTGCTCACCGACAGCGCGGCGGGATCGCTGTTCGCGGCCGGTGAGGTGGACGCGGTACTGATAGGGGCGGACCGCATCGCGGCCGACGGCTCGGTGGCGAACAAGGTGGGGAGCTATCCGCTCGCGGTGCTGGCGCGGTACCACCACGTGCCGTTCATCGTCGTGGCCCCGGTGACGACGGTGGATCCGCAGACGCCGGACGGGGCCTCCATCGAGGTCGAGCAGCGCCCCGGGCATGAAGTGACCGAGGTCACCGCACCACGGGTGCCGGTGGCCGGAATTGAAGCGGGAGGCGGGATTCTTGTGGCACCCCTGGGGACCCAGGCGTACAACCCGGCGTTCGACGTGACACCACCGGAACTGGTGACGGCGATCGTCACGGAGGAAGGTGCCGTCTCACCCGTGACGACCGAGGCCCTGGCCGAGCTGTGCGCCAGGTCACGCCCGGTCACGATGAGCTAATGGGATGATGTCGTTTATGAAGGGAAGAGTCCTTGTCGTCGACGACGACACCGCACTGGCCGAGATGCTCGGCATTGTGTTGCGTGGTGAAGGTTTTGAACCGTCTTTCGTAGCCGACGGCGACAAGGCGCTGGCCGCTTTCCGTGAGGCCAAGCCCGACCTGGTGCTGCTCGATCTGATGCTGCCCGGCCGGGACGGTATCGAGGTGTGCCGCCTGATCAGGGCGGAGTCCGGGGTGCCGATCGTGATGCTCACGGCGAAGAGCGACACCGTCGATGTCGTGGTGGGCCTGGAGTCCGGTGCCGACGACTACATCGTCAAGCCGTTCAAGCCGAAGGAACTGGTCGCCCGGATCCGGGCGCGGCTGCGCAGGTCGGAGGAGCCTGCGCCGGAACAGCTCGCCATCGGCGACCTGGTGATCGACGTGGCCGGACACTCCGTGAAGCGGGAGGGGCAGTCGATCGCGCTGACCCCGCTGGAGTTCGACCTGCTGGTCGCGCTGGCCCGCAAGCCGTGGCAGGTGTTCACGCGGGAGGTGCTGCTGGAACAGGTCTGGGGGTACCGCCACGCGGCCGACACCCGGCTGGTGAACGTCCATGTCCAGCGGCTGCGCTCCAAGGTCGAGAAGGACCCGGAGAAGCCGGAGATCGTGGTGACCGTCCGTGGCGTCGGATACAAGGCAGGACCGAGCTGACATGTCCGGGGACAGTGCCGCTTCGGCGCCCGGCCGGTCCGGGGACCGACCGGAGCGGCCTGTCGGCCTGCCGTCCGGCAGCCGGGCACCAGGGCGCTCCCCCCGGGGGCGCCTGCTCAAGGACGGGCTGCTGCAGGGCGGAGTCCAGGGCAGCCCGGTGATCCGCCTGTTCGTGCGCTGGGTACGCCGGCCGTTGCTGCCCGTCATGCGGCTGTGGCGGCGGAACATCCAGCTGAAGGTGGTCGTCACCACGCTGCTGATGTCGCTGGGCGTGGTCCTGCTGCTGGGCTTCGTCGTCATCGGCCAGGTACGCAACGGTCTGCTGGACGCCAAGGTGAAGGCGTCGCAGAGCCAGGCCACCGGCGGGTTCGCGGTGGCCAAGCAGCAGGCCGACGAGGCCTCGAGCGGCACCGGTGAGGACGCGGTCGCGGTGGGCGACCGGTCCTCGCAGAGCGTCATCCAGTGGATGAGTGACCTCGTGGAGTCGCTCTCCAGCGGCGGTCAGGGGGCTTTCGACGTGGTCACCCTGCCCATGGACGACGAGAGCGGCGGCGGGCGTGGCCCGCGTGCCTCGGGGCACGTCGACCCGTCGCAGAGCGTGCCCGGGAACCTGCGGGACAGGATCGACACCAACACCGCGGCGGCCCAGCGGTACACGCGGATCGTCTACAGCAACGGCGCGGACTCGCAGCCCGGCCTGGTCATCGGCAAGCAGGTCAACGACCCCAACGGTGATCCGTACCAGCTGTACTACCTCTTCCCGCTCACGCAGGAGGAGAAGTCGCTGAGCCTGGTCAAGGGCACTCTGGCGACCGCGGGGCTGTTCGTCGTCGTCCTCCTCGGGGCGATCGCCTGGCTCGTGGTGCGGCAGGTCGTGACGCCGGTGCGGATGGCCGCCGGGATCGCGGAGCGGCTGTCCGCCGGGCGTCTCCAGGAACGGATGAAGGTCACCGGTGAGGACGACATCGCGCGGCTCGGCGAGGCATTCAACAAGATGGCGCAGAACCTCCAGCTGAAGATCAACCAGCTCGAGGAGCTGTCGCGGATGCAGCGCCGTTTCGTGTCGGACGTCTCCCACGAACTGCGGACGCCGCTGACGACCGTACGGATGGCCGCGGACGTCATCCATGAGGCGCGTGAGGACTTCGACCCGATCACCGCGCGGTCGGCCGAACTGCTCGCGGACCAGATCGACCGGTTCGAGTCGCTGCTTTCGGACCTGCTGGAGATCAGCCGTTTCGACGCGGGCGCGGCGGCGCTCGAGGCGGAGCCGATAGACCTGCGCGAAGTCGTACGGCGCGTGGTCAGCGGGGCCGAGCCGCTCGCCGAGCGCAAGGGCACGCCGATCAAGATCGTCGGCGACCAGCAGCCCGTCGTCGCCGAGGCCGACGCGCGACGCGTGGAGCGCGTCCTGCGCAACCTCGTCGTCAACGCCGTGGAGCACGGCGACGGCAAGGACGTGGTCGTCAAGCTCGCCGCGGCGGGCGGGGCGGTCGCGGTCGCGGTGCGGGACTACGGTGTCGGGCTCAAGCCCGGTGAGGCGACCCGGGTCTTCAGCCGCTTCTGGCGGGCGGACCCGGCACGTGCGCGCACCACCGGCGGTACGGGACTGGGGCTGTCCATCGCCCTGGAGGACGCGCGGCTGCACGGCGGCTGGCTCCAGGCATGGGGCGAGCCGGGCGGCGGCTCGCAGTTCCGGCTGACGCTGCCCAGGACGGCCGACGAACCGCTGCGGGGCTCCCCGATCCCCCTGGAGCCCAGGGATTCCCGGCGCAACAGCGGACTCGGCGGTGCCGGAGAGCCGCAGGGCGGCGGGGGCGGCGGGGACGGCAGGAAACAGTCCACCGTGCCCGCGCGGCCCGTGGACACCGACGGATCGGCCCGAGCGGCCCGCGATCCGCTCGCGACGCTCTCGGCCACCGTGGTCCCCACGGCCGACCCGACGGCACTGCCCGGCAACGGCGCGCGCGTGGTGTCGCGGCCGCCGGGGGACGGGGCGCGGCAGGGAGAGCAGGCGGGAGCCGGAGAGCCGGCCGGCGCCGACACGGGCGCCGGTTCTGGCGGCCCCGGCGGTGAGAACGGGACGGCGGTCACGGACCGGAGTGAGAACGAACCCGAGGACCGGTCCGGGGACCGGCCGGCGGACAGGCAAGGGGAGGCTTCGCGTGGGCGGTGAGCGCGCAGGACGCGGCAGGACGGCTCCGGCACGCGTGGTGGCGTACGCCACCAGCGGTGTCGTACTGCTGGCCGGGTGCGCCTCGATGCCCGACAGCGGGGATGTGCGGGGCGTGGACTCCACGCCCCGCCTGGACGCGCAGGTGCGGGTGTTCGCGATGCCGCCGAGTGAGGACGCGTCGCCGCCCCAGATCATGCAGGGCTTCCTGGAGGCGCTGACCAGTGACGATCCGGACTACAGCACCGCGCGCCAGTATCTGACCGATGAGGCGGCGAAGGTGTGGAAGCCGGAGCTGTCCACCACGGTGCTGGCGGACGGGCCGGGTGCTCAGGCCGGTTCGTCGGGCCGCGAGGACGCCGGGGAGCTCTTCTTCAAGCTGACCGGCGACAAGGTCGCCACCGTGGACGCGCAGCAGGCGTACACGGCCGACTCCGGGCCGTACGACCAGCTCGTGCATCTCACCCGGGACGTGAAGACCCGCCAGTGGCGCATCGACGGGGTGCCGCAGGGCGTCGTCATGGGCAAGTCGGACTTCCAGCGCAACTACATGTCCGTCAGCAAGTACTACTTCGCCTCGAACACCGCGGGAGCCGGTGGGGCCGACGAGGACGGTCCGTCGATGGCGGTCGCCGACCCGGTCTACGTGCGCAGCCATGTGG contains these protein-coding regions:
- the mtrB gene encoding MtrAB system histidine kinase MtrB — translated: MSGDSAASAPGRSGDRPERPVGLPSGSRAPGRSPRGRLLKDGLLQGGVQGSPVIRLFVRWVRRPLLPVMRLWRRNIQLKVVVTTLLMSLGVVLLLGFVVIGQVRNGLLDAKVKASQSQATGGFAVAKQQADEASSGTGEDAVAVGDRSSQSVIQWMSDLVESLSSGGQGAFDVVTLPMDDESGGGRGPRASGHVDPSQSVPGNLRDRIDTNTAAAQRYTRIVYSNGADSQPGLVIGKQVNDPNGDPYQLYYLFPLTQEEKSLSLVKGTLATAGLFVVVLLGAIAWLVVRQVVTPVRMAAGIAERLSAGRLQERMKVTGEDDIARLGEAFNKMAQNLQLKINQLEELSRMQRRFVSDVSHELRTPLTTVRMAADVIHEAREDFDPITARSAELLADQIDRFESLLSDLLEISRFDAGAAALEAEPIDLREVVRRVVSGAEPLAERKGTPIKIVGDQQPVVAEADARRVERVLRNLVVNAVEHGDGKDVVVKLAAAGGAVAVAVRDYGVGLKPGEATRVFSRFWRADPARARTTGGTGLGLSIALEDARLHGGWLQAWGEPGGGSQFRLTLPRTADEPLRGSPIPLEPRDSRRNSGLGGAGEPQGGGGGGDGRKQSTVPARPVDTDGSARAARDPLATLSATVVPTADPTALPGNGARVVSRPPGDGARQGEQAGAGEPAGADTGAGSGGPGGENGTAVTDRSENEPEDRSGDRPADRQGEASRGR